The Microbulbifer sp. YPW1 genome contains a region encoding:
- a CDS encoding glycosyltransferase family A protein produces the protein MHIFVFSYNRGPFLENCIRSIEACAPQCGLTVIDDGSDDPDTRRILAEIGQRHRVVDKTAESGHKLGGLYANMQAAYEMAADDELICFLQDDTQMVRPLSDGDLDELRESFAAQPDLGFISPAFVRGISLKRKADRDFRFDEARSFWFWYPRKRSTGTWFSALLIADPRRLREVNWQFEVGESVNNRKAAKLFCRMARMRAPFSMWLPNGRAYRGKQKSLALRFGEWSRRCGLYPLETMSEQEVAALKNAEPPRLPVAEECLKTTRGRIRTPWAYDPMQGAGWLKLLDRMERKLRGLFS, from the coding sequence GTGCACATCTTTGTTTTTTCTTATAATCGCGGCCCTTTCCTGGAGAACTGTATCCGCTCCATCGAGGCCTGCGCACCGCAATGCGGCCTGACGGTCATTGACGATGGCAGTGATGACCCGGATACCCGCCGGATTCTGGCGGAGATCGGGCAGCGTCACCGGGTTGTGGATAAAACCGCGGAGTCCGGCCACAAGCTCGGGGGCCTCTACGCCAACATGCAGGCGGCTTACGAGATGGCGGCAGATGACGAGCTGATCTGCTTCCTGCAGGACGACACCCAGATGGTGCGTCCATTGAGTGACGGGGATCTGGACGAGCTGCGAGAGAGTTTTGCCGCTCAGCCGGATCTGGGATTCATCTCCCCGGCTTTTGTGCGCGGGATTTCCCTGAAAAGAAAGGCGGACCGGGATTTCCGCTTTGATGAGGCGCGCAGTTTCTGGTTCTGGTATCCGCGCAAGCGCTCCACTGGTACCTGGTTTTCTGCATTGTTGATCGCCGACCCGCGCCGACTGCGCGAGGTGAACTGGCAGTTTGAGGTGGGAGAGTCGGTCAACAACCGCAAGGCGGCCAAGCTCTTCTGTCGTATGGCGCGCATGCGCGCACCTTTTTCCATGTGGTTGCCCAACGGGCGCGCCTACCGCGGCAAACAGAAATCGCTGGCGCTGCGCTTTGGCGAGTGGTCGCGTCGCTGCGGTCTGTATCCGCTGGAGACCATGAGTGAGCAGGAGGTAGCGGCCCTGAAAAATGCCGAGCCGCCGCGCTTGCCGGTGGCGGAAGAGTGTCTCAAGACCACCCGCGGCAGAATCCGCACACCCTGGGCGTACGATCCCATGCAGGGAGCCGGCTGGCTCAAGCTGCTGGACCGTATGGAGCGTAAACTGCGCGGTCTGTTTTCCTGA
- a CDS encoding glycosyltransferase family A protein: MDTTTPKKHWSDPLVSRFLRLAASGLVPASLFQKPLPSRSERAARTGILDIEIVSHCWQYSHFLIYQLSSLALYPPTRATVTMTVYYNGEDTRTAAVLDFFGKQQVPGVTWNWRELPKESLYRRAIGRNEAALATKADWIWFTDCDLMFREHCIDQLAELLQGRQDSLVFPSRERITSLLADDDPMLNFDPAELRVIDIDDSRFVEQTRDRATGPLQIAHGDIARAGGYCDSLTYYQKPADSWCKAHEDRAFRWLLGTQGEPLDIPGVYRIRHVSKGRYTGSKLNTQIRSSVRKATDKH; this comes from the coding sequence ATGGACACAACCACTCCGAAAAAACACTGGTCAGACCCGCTAGTCAGCCGCTTTCTGCGCCTGGCAGCCAGCGGCTTGGTACCCGCTTCCCTGTTCCAGAAGCCGCTGCCGAGCAGGAGCGAGCGCGCCGCGCGCACCGGTATTCTGGATATCGAAATTGTCAGCCACTGCTGGCAGTACTCGCATTTCCTGATTTACCAGCTGAGCTCCCTGGCTCTTTACCCGCCGACCAGGGCCACGGTAACCATGACCGTGTACTACAACGGCGAAGATACCCGCACCGCCGCGGTACTCGACTTCTTCGGCAAACAGCAAGTGCCGGGCGTGACCTGGAACTGGCGCGAGCTGCCCAAAGAGTCCCTGTACCGGCGGGCTATCGGCCGCAATGAGGCCGCGCTCGCCACCAAGGCAGACTGGATCTGGTTTACCGATTGCGACCTGATGTTCCGCGAGCACTGCATCGACCAGCTGGCCGAGTTGCTGCAGGGGCGTCAGGACAGCCTGGTGTTCCCGTCCCGCGAGCGCATTACCTCGCTGCTGGCAGACGACGATCCAATGCTGAATTTCGATCCGGCGGAACTGCGCGTCATCGATATCGACGACAGCCGCTTTGTGGAACAGACCCGCGACCGTGCCACCGGCCCACTGCAGATCGCCCACGGCGACATCGCCCGTGCCGGCGGCTACTGCGACAGCCTGACCTATTACCAGAAACCCGCCGACAGCTGGTGCAAAGCGCACGAAGATCGCGCCTTCCGCTGGCTGCTGGGTACCCAGGGTGAACCGCTCGACATTCCCGGGGTGTACCGCATCCGCCATGTGAGCAAGGGCCGCTACACCGGCAGCAAGCTTAATACCCAGATCCGCAGCAGCGTGCGCAAGGCGACCGACAAACACTGA
- a CDS encoding glycosyltransferase family 2 protein produces the protein MKISVIMTTYNSPVWLEKVLWGYSCQSEPPLEVIVADDGSGPETAELVARLREETGLDIRHVWQKDDGFRKCRILNKAILQARGDYIVFTDGDCIPRGDFLAVHKRRAEPGYFLSGSYFKLPMSTSEAITRDDIESGRCFDYAWLRANGLKARRKTLKLRASERWAPLLNRLTPTACNLKGSNASAWREDILKVNGFDERMAWGGLDREFGVRLENAGIKPRHVRFDAICIHLDHPRGYADPEIVARNKALRLRVAKEGIVETPQGIRQLTESGYTPEQPPQ, from the coding sequence ATGAAAATCTCCGTGATCATGACAACCTACAACTCTCCGGTCTGGCTGGAAAAGGTTCTGTGGGGGTACAGCTGCCAGAGCGAACCGCCGCTGGAAGTGATCGTGGCAGACGACGGCTCCGGCCCGGAAACCGCCGAACTGGTGGCGCGACTGCGCGAAGAAACCGGACTCGACATCCGCCATGTGTGGCAGAAAGACGACGGTTTCCGCAAATGCCGTATCCTCAACAAGGCGATTCTGCAGGCGCGCGGGGACTATATCGTGTTCACCGATGGCGACTGCATCCCACGCGGGGATTTCCTCGCCGTACACAAACGTCGCGCGGAACCCGGTTACTTCCTTTCCGGCAGCTACTTCAAACTGCCCATGAGCACCAGCGAGGCAATCACCCGGGACGATATCGAGTCCGGACGCTGCTTCGATTACGCGTGGCTTAGGGCCAACGGCCTGAAAGCCCGCCGCAAGACGCTGAAACTTCGCGCCAGCGAACGCTGGGCGCCACTGCTTAACCGCCTCACGCCCACCGCCTGCAACCTGAAGGGCTCCAATGCCTCGGCCTGGCGGGAGGACATCCTGAAGGTCAATGGTTTTGACGAGCGCATGGCCTGGGGCGGCCTGGACCGGGAATTTGGTGTGCGCCTGGAAAATGCCGGCATCAAGCCGCGCCATGTGCGCTTTGATGCAATCTGCATCCACCTGGACCATCCCCGCGGCTACGCCGACCCGGAAATTGTCGCGCGCAACAAGGCCCTGCGCCTGCGGGTGGCCAAAGAGGGCATTGTGGAGACGCCCCAGGGTATCCGCCAGTTGACCGAAAGCGGCTATACCCCCGAGCAGCCCCCGCAATAA
- a CDS encoding NAD-dependent epimerase has translation MKYLITGNAGFIGFHVAKTLMARGDSVVGVDNVNDYYETSLKEARLRELDKLAHQQGDAVEYEFVRANIADKPALDALFERHKFDRVIHLAAQAGVRHSIEHPESYVESNLVGFSNLLETCRHAETPHLTYASTSSVYGGNTTMPFSEDHGVDHPLQFYAATKRANELMAHSYSHLFRLPTTGLRFFTVYGPWGRPDMALFKFTRLILEGKPIPVFNHGHHSRDFTYIDDIVEGVIKSSDQIATADPEWSAAEPMPSTSNAPFRIFNIGNGNPAQLSDYIDALEEALGKKAIRELLPMQAGDIPDTHADTRKLQQATGYRPDTGVREGVQKFVEWYRDYFSV, from the coding sequence ATGAAGTACCTGATTACCGGCAACGCGGGCTTTATCGGCTTCCACGTGGCGAAGACCCTGATGGCACGTGGCGACTCCGTGGTGGGCGTGGACAATGTCAACGACTATTACGAAACCAGCCTCAAAGAGGCCCGCCTGCGGGAACTGGACAAGCTCGCCCACCAGCAGGGCGATGCCGTTGAATACGAATTTGTACGCGCAAACATCGCCGACAAACCCGCCCTCGACGCCCTGTTCGAACGCCATAAATTTGACCGGGTGATCCATCTCGCCGCGCAGGCCGGCGTGCGCCACTCCATCGAGCACCCGGAATCCTACGTGGAGAGCAATCTGGTGGGTTTCTCCAACCTGCTGGAAACCTGCCGCCACGCGGAAACCCCGCATCTCACCTACGCCAGCACCAGCAGTGTCTACGGTGGCAATACCACCATGCCGTTCAGTGAGGATCACGGGGTGGACCATCCGCTGCAGTTCTACGCCGCCACCAAGCGCGCCAATGAGCTTATGGCCCACAGCTACAGCCATCTGTTCCGCTTGCCCACAACCGGACTGCGCTTTTTTACCGTATACGGCCCCTGGGGGCGTCCGGATATGGCGCTGTTCAAGTTCACCCGCCTGATCCTCGAGGGCAAGCCGATCCCGGTGTTCAACCACGGTCACCACAGCCGCGACTTCACCTATATCGACGACATCGTCGAAGGGGTGATCAAGTCCAGCGACCAGATCGCCACCGCCGACCCGGAATGGAGCGCAGCGGAACCGATGCCTTCAACTAGCAATGCGCCCTTTCGTATATTCAATATCGGTAACGGCAACCCGGCGCAGCTTTCCGACTATATCGATGCATTGGAAGAGGCGCTCGGCAAGAAAGCGATTCGCGAGCTGCTGCCAATGCAGGCGGGGGATATCCCGGATACCCACGCGGACACGCGCAAATTGCAGCAGGCCACCGGCTACCGTCCGGATACCGGGGTGCGCGAAGGGGTGCAGAAGTTTGTTGAGTGGTACCGGGATTACTTCTCGGTGTAA
- a CDS encoding TolC family outer membrane protein, whose product MTRSAKGRLAQRIGRPLKTLLAATVVGLGTGLGAVQAQADTLWEVYLQALDNDPQLAADRAAYRAGLEAKNLGRSSLLPQINASADYTKTRTESDSISQNFINNQLVTGRSTGDSDVDSHGYGARLTQALFDLPAWFGYKQGKTLSEQAAAEFSANQQDMMIRVAAAYFDVLRAHDVLEAALAEEEALAKQLEQTQQRFEVGLTAITDVYDSRSAYDSAVARRLTAQDDLLSNFDALSVLTGQNHDVVAPLQPNFTVSAPNPADRASWVEFALANNYTLKAVRLNADASRYNARAAAAEHLPTLYGNLAYEKGYRDGDRNGTTTFPGFEPFSTGSPIDDETETKIAAITFEMPIYTGGRLSASRREARNLAFQSEDIRNLTERNTIQDTRTLHRAVTTDTSRVEAREQAVISAKSALDATQAGYEVGTRNIVDVLLAQRTLALAKTDYANALYDYILNTLNLKLVAGLLAPEDLQQLDARLNPASPVSRTHILDSGAAPLTK is encoded by the coding sequence ATGACAAGAAGTGCAAAAGGGCGCCTTGCTCAGCGTATTGGCCGCCCACTCAAAACTCTGCTCGCAGCCACCGTTGTCGGACTGGGTACCGGTCTCGGCGCTGTACAGGCCCAGGCGGACACCCTGTGGGAAGTGTACCTGCAGGCACTGGATAATGATCCGCAACTGGCTGCCGACCGCGCCGCCTATCGCGCGGGTCTGGAAGCGAAAAACCTCGGCCGCTCCTCACTGCTGCCGCAGATCAATGCCAGTGCGGACTACACCAAGACCCGCACCGAATCGGACTCCATCAGCCAGAACTTCATCAACAACCAGCTGGTGACCGGCAGATCCACCGGCGACAGTGATGTCGACAGTCACGGCTATGGCGCCAGACTCACCCAGGCACTGTTCGACCTTCCCGCCTGGTTCGGCTACAAGCAGGGCAAGACCCTCAGTGAGCAGGCCGCAGCGGAGTTCAGCGCCAACCAGCAGGATATGATGATCCGTGTAGCGGCTGCCTACTTCGACGTACTGCGCGCCCACGACGTACTGGAAGCCGCCCTCGCCGAAGAAGAGGCCCTGGCCAAGCAGCTGGAACAGACCCAGCAGCGCTTTGAAGTGGGACTGACCGCGATCACCGATGTGTACGATTCGCGCTCCGCTTACGACAGCGCCGTGGCCCGTCGCCTCACTGCGCAGGACGACCTGCTGAGCAATTTCGACGCGCTCTCTGTACTTACCGGCCAGAATCACGATGTAGTGGCGCCACTGCAGCCGAACTTCACCGTATCTGCACCGAACCCCGCGGACCGCGCCTCCTGGGTAGAGTTTGCCCTGGCCAACAATTACACCCTCAAGGCCGTGCGCCTGAACGCCGATGCCTCACGCTACAATGCGCGCGCCGCGGCGGCCGAGCACCTGCCCACCCTGTACGGCAACCTGGCCTACGAAAAGGGTTACCGGGACGGTGACAGAAACGGTACCACCACCTTCCCGGGATTTGAGCCCTTCTCCACCGGCTCCCCGATCGATGATGAGACCGAAACCAAGATTGCCGCGATCACCTTCGAGATGCCCATCTACACCGGTGGCCGCCTGAGCGCCAGCCGTCGCGAAGCGCGCAACCTGGCGTTTCAGTCCGAGGACATCCGCAACCTGACCGAGCGCAACACCATTCAGGACACCCGCACCCTGCACCGCGCGGTCACCACCGACACCAGCCGTGTGGAAGCCCGCGAACAGGCAGTGATCTCCGCCAAGAGCGCCCTGGATGCTACCCAGGCCGGCTACGAGGTGGGTACCCGCAATATCGTCGATGTGCTGCTGGCCCAGCGCACCCTGGCACTAGCCAAGACCGACTACGCCAATGCGCTGTACGACTACATCCTCAACACCCTGAACCTGAAACTGGTGGCCGGCCTGCTGGCACCGGAAGATCTGCAGCAGCTGGATGCTCGCCTGAACCCGGCCAGCCCGGTTTCCCGCACCCATATCCTGGATAGTGGCGCAGCACCACTCACCAAATAA
- a CDS encoding 3-deoxy-D-manno-octulosonic acid kinase, producing the protein MGYRQFRNGLANVIYDEDIVGADCEKLFDLAWLQANSHCAQVERGKAVMFEHDGVELVYKQYHRGGLAGRLVEKTYLYSRLENTRVWREFTMLRAMRALGLPVPRPAAARCVSVPPLVYRGALITERVADSKNLTEVLCERPVENADWEKLGELIARFHAENVYHADLNASNILLTGSGDFYLIDFDKGVIRDSLSPQDAESNVSRLRRSLDKLQGKHSPFHFSDDNWRALTSAYASARNKIRDYTEK; encoded by the coding sequence GTGGGGTATCGGCAATTCAGAAACGGACTTGCGAATGTCATCTATGACGAAGACATCGTCGGTGCCGACTGCGAAAAGCTTTTTGACCTGGCGTGGCTGCAGGCCAACAGCCACTGCGCCCAGGTGGAGCGCGGCAAGGCGGTGATGTTTGAGCACGACGGCGTGGAGCTGGTGTACAAGCAGTACCACCGCGGCGGCCTGGCCGGTCGCCTGGTCGAGAAAACCTATCTGTACAGTCGCTTGGAGAACACCCGCGTGTGGCGGGAATTCACTATGTTGCGGGCCATGCGCGCGCTGGGACTACCGGTTCCGCGGCCGGCGGCTGCACGTTGCGTGAGTGTGCCGCCGCTGGTCTACCGCGGTGCATTGATTACCGAGCGGGTCGCAGATTCAAAGAACCTCACCGAGGTGCTCTGCGAGCGCCCTGTGGAAAACGCGGACTGGGAAAAGCTCGGTGAACTGATTGCGCGCTTTCACGCAGAAAACGTGTATCACGCAGATCTCAATGCCAGCAATATTCTGCTGACAGGCAGCGGCGATTTTTATCTGATCGACTTCGACAAGGGGGTCATCCGTGATTCCCTGTCCCCGCAGGATGCGGAATCCAATGTGTCGCGCCTGCGCCGCTCCCTCGACAAGTTGCAGGGCAAGCACTCCCCGTTCCATTTCTCCGATGACAACTGGCGCGCGCTTACCAGCGCCTATGCCAGTGCCCGCAACAAGATCCGGGATTACACCGAGAAGTAA